One Campylobacter concisus DNA segment encodes these proteins:
- the fdhF gene encoding formate dehydrogenase subunit alpha: MKEGKVICPYCGTGCQVTLHVENNVVRAATGVEDNPVNQGNLCLKGFYGWDYVASPDRLTKPLIRKKNGVFSKDGEFEEASWDEALDLVVEKMKEAKEKYGPDSLAGNFSARCTLEDNYVAQKLMRAVIGTNNVDHCARIUHAPTVAGLAKTIGNGAATNSFTEIGTYSNCILMIGSNPENGHPIAAMHIQRALNRGAKLIVIDPIKTEFASRADIHLQLEPEHNIPVINALLYTIIEEGLVNEEFVRDHTIGIEYVKEAVKDYAPEVVAKYTRLNPEDIRAAARMYATTKPAVITHGMGVTHFNHGVGGVCDVSNLFLITGNICELGTGDLPLRGQENVQGCCDMGVLPNIFPNLGSVTDPEQRAWFEKMWHLEPGFLNSKIGIHKTEVPDAILDGRVHFFWTIGENPVISEPNTNHFLKGIANVDFYVVQDLFLTETSLKADVVLPGVASSEKEGLYTNAERRVQHNEAVITPPGDARQDWWIVCEIARRLGATEGFNFNSPEEIWEEVRKCDPRRYGGMSYYRLKKYHGLHWPCPTEDDMGGQSLYLDKKFFTPDGKGRFVPCLFVDKADEIESAKLEFAKKMNMSPEYPIMAGSVDEKTDAEYPIQLLTTRKVYQYTVGTMTRRSRAIEEGGDSIGPIAEMSPALAERYGLKQGDFIKAWSRYGYIVVKAEVTDIVPDGIIQMTFHYWESSCNELTSSGWDYISKTPTFKAAIQIKKIDEEEFLRVRELKREKFQTSKIIYDDFHHHGNAAINE, from the coding sequence ATGAAAGAAGGCAAAGTCATCTGTCCTTATTGCGGGACAGGCTGTCAAGTAACCTTGCACGTGGAAAACAACGTCGTTCGTGCCGCTACTGGCGTCGAAGACAATCCAGTCAATCAAGGAAATTTATGTTTAAAGGGCTTTTATGGCTGGGACTACGTTGCAAGTCCAGACAGACTTACGAAGCCGCTTATTAGAAAGAAAAATGGAGTCTTTTCAAAGGACGGTGAATTTGAAGAGGCCAGCTGGGACGAGGCGCTTGATCTTGTCGTAGAAAAGATGAAAGAGGCAAAAGAGAAATACGGCCCTGACTCATTAGCAGGAAATTTCTCAGCACGCTGTACACTTGAAGACAACTACGTCGCTCAAAAGCTAATGCGTGCAGTCATAGGCACAAACAACGTCGACCACTGCGCTAGAATTTGACACGCTCCGACAGTAGCAGGACTTGCTAAAACAATCGGAAACGGAGCTGCCACAAATAGCTTTACAGAGATTGGCACTTATAGTAACTGTATATTAATGATAGGCTCAAACCCAGAAAATGGTCACCCAATCGCAGCTATGCACATCCAAAGAGCGCTAAACCGCGGTGCAAAACTGATCGTTATCGACCCTATCAAGACTGAGTTTGCAAGTAGAGCAGACATCCACTTGCAATTAGAGCCTGAGCACAATATCCCAGTTATCAACGCACTTCTTTACACTATCATTGAAGAAGGCCTTGTAAATGAGGAATTTGTAAGAGACCACACAATAGGCATCGAGTATGTCAAAGAAGCTGTAAAAGACTATGCTCCAGAGGTTGTAGCTAAATACACAAGGCTAAATCCAGAGGATATCAGAGCAGCTGCTAGAATGTATGCCACCACAAAACCAGCCGTCATCACTCACGGCATGGGCGTAACTCACTTCAACCACGGCGTTGGCGGAGTTTGCGATGTATCAAATTTATTCTTGATCACTGGTAACATCTGCGAGCTTGGCACAGGCGACTTGCCGCTTAGAGGTCAAGAGAACGTTCAAGGCTGCTGTGACATGGGCGTTTTACCAAATATCTTCCCAAATCTTGGCTCAGTCACCGACCCAGAGCAAAGAGCTTGGTTTGAGAAAATGTGGCACCTAGAGCCTGGATTTTTAAACTCAAAGATAGGTATCCATAAAACTGAAGTACCTGATGCGATCCTTGATGGCAGAGTGCATTTCTTCTGGACTATCGGCGAAAACCCAGTCATCTCTGAGCCAAATACAAACCACTTCTTAAAAGGCATCGCAAATGTCGATTTCTACGTGGTTCAAGATCTATTTTTAACTGAGACTTCACTAAAAGCTGACGTCGTTCTCCCTGGCGTTGCAAGTAGCGAAAAAGAGGGTCTTTACACAAACGCAGAGCGCCGTGTCCAACACAACGAAGCTGTCATCACACCTCCAGGTGATGCTAGACAAGACTGGTGGATCGTTTGCGAGATCGCACGTCGTTTGGGCGCAACAGAGGGCTTTAACTTTAACTCTCCAGAAGAGATTTGGGAAGAAGTTAGAAAATGCGACCCTAGACGCTACGGCGGTATGAGCTATTATAGACTTAAAAAATATCACGGACTTCACTGGCCATGCCCAACTGAAGATGATATGGGTGGTCAAAGCCTCTATCTTGATAAGAAATTCTTTACACCTGATGGCAAAGGTCGCTTTGTACCATGCCTATTTGTGGATAAAGCTGATGAGATCGAGAGCGCAAAACTTGAATTTGCTAAGAAGATGAATATGTCGCCAGAGTATCCTATCATGGCTGGTTCAGTCGATGAGAAGACTGACGCTGAGTATCCGATACAGCTTTTAACTACAAGAAAAGTTTATCAATACACAGTTGGCACCATGACAAGACGCTCACGTGCCATCGAAGAGGGCGGAGATAGCATCGGACCTATCGCTGAGATGAGCCCAGCACTTGCAGAAAGATACGGACTAAAACAAGGCGACTTTATCAAAGCTTGGAGTAGATACGGTTACATCGTCGTAAAAGCTGAAGTAACTGACATCGTGCCTGATGGCATCATCCAGATGACTTTCCACTACTGGGAGAGCTCTTGCAACGAGCTAACAAGCAGCGGTTGGGACTACATCAGTAAGACTCCGACATTTAAAGCAGCTATCCAGATCAAAAAGATCGATGAAGAGGAATTTTTACGAGTTCGAGAGCTAAAACGCGAGAAATTCCAAACTTCTAAGATCATCTACGATGACTTCCACCACCACGGAAACGCAGCGATAAATGAGTAA
- a CDS encoding HrcA family transcriptional regulator translates to MSKTNKRDLILNSIIEAYLQDNAPIGSNELGSRMSMAIPASTIRVYFKKLSDEGEITKLHISGGRIPTIAAMRRYWSEIFGENDINLEINDPRSLKMLCDEFELYCMIFGTIDKELLEILNLNDRYLVLNFSGDEIAIKFDARTYKFLNNLIGVSLDKLELICSQVGLSELKNKIRELKRTKIYFQENEILAFDMFKDRSFKMVFDPSFSLQMDEELTFSPMFDENYMGLKFKANYLGSEAQMICAGSVYTDYVKFINLIKEAA, encoded by the coding sequence GTGAGTAAAACAAATAAACGCGATTTGATACTAAATTCTATCATTGAAGCCTATTTGCAGGACAATGCGCCTATTGGCTCAAATGAGCTTGGCTCTCGCATGAGTATGGCGATACCGGCATCTACGATACGTGTTTATTTCAAAAAGCTTTCAGATGAGGGTGAGATCACAAAACTTCACATTAGTGGCGGCAGGATCCCAACTATCGCTGCGATGAGGAGATATTGGAGCGAAATTTTTGGCGAAAACGACATAAATTTAGAGATAAATGATCCAAGAAGCTTAAAGATGCTCTGTGATGAGTTTGAGCTTTATTGTATGATTTTTGGCACGATCGACAAGGAGTTGCTAGAAATTTTAAATTTAAATGATAGATATCTGGTTTTAAATTTTAGTGGCGATGAGATTGCTATTAAATTTGATGCCAGGACTTATAAATTTTTAAACAACCTTATCGGAGTTAGCTTAGACAAGCTTGAGCTTATCTGCTCTCAAGTTGGCTTAAGCGAACTAAAAAACAAGATAAGAGAGCTTAAAAGGACTAAAATTTACTTCCAAGAAAATGAAATTTTAGCCTTTGATATGTTTAAGGATAGAAGCTTTAAGATGGTTTTTGACCCAAGTTTTAGCTTGCAGATGGATGAAGAACTTACATTTTCTCCTATGTTTGATGAAAATTACATGGGGCTTAAATTTAAAGCAAACTACCTTGGTAGTGAGGCGCAGATGATCTGCGCTGGCAGTGTTTATACTGATTATGTGAAATTTATAAATCTAATAAAGGAGGCCGCGTGA
- a CDS encoding tetratricopeptide repeat protein has translation MKKILVFAAALFALNAMANENLDKANELYAKKNFNEAYLAFNKACGEGEKKACTMNAIMLFNGDGVAKDRAQAEKIFTKMCDESEGMACEKLGEMTAYGLIKDKDDNEAKSEEKAKALFKKACDNGYKPACDFVTK, from the coding sequence ATGAAGAAAATTTTAGTTTTTGCAGCGGCACTTTTTGCGTTAAATGCAATGGCAAATGAAAATTTAGACAAGGCAAATGAGCTTTATGCGAAGAAAAATTTTAACGAGGCCTATCTTGCGTTTAACAAAGCTTGCGGTGAGGGCGAGAAAAAAGCTTGCACGATGAATGCGATCATGCTATTTAACGGCGATGGCGTGGCAAAAGATAGAGCTCAGGCTGAGAAAATTTTTACAAAAATGTGTGACGAAAGTGAGGGCATGGCCTGCGAAAAACTAGGCGAAATGACAGCTTATGGACTTATAAAAGATAAAGATGATAATGAAGCAAAAAGCGAAGAGAAGGCAAAAGCTTTGTTTAAAAAAGCTTGCGACAATGGCTACAAACCAGCTTGCGACTTTGTAACAAAATAG
- a CDS encoding dihydroorotase, protein MKIAIINGTIVNSDEKFKANILIENGKIAKIGSEKFEADKVIDATNKLVMPGLIDMHVHFRDPGQEYKDDIISGSQAAVAGGVTTCLCMANTNPVNDNASITRAMIEKAKNCGLIDLLPIAAISKGLGGNEIVEMGDLIEAGAVAFSDDGLPVTSSSVMRAALEYSSMFGSFCISHSEDCSLCRQGVMHEGKVSAILGLRGMAREKEEIAVSRDMLLAKLTKAHIHIAHVSSEYSLKIIEMGKKEGINITCEATPHHFSFSDDEILKNAYDTNFKMSPPLREISDVKAVREALKSGLIDVIATDHAPHHTDEKIVEFDKAPFGIIGLQTLVPLTLKLVNEGVISLERMVELTSTNAAKMLNLKDKGRLAEGMLADIAVIDPEIEYVYDEKINRSKSVNSPLFGKKLKGAATTTIKSGKIVYEFGK, encoded by the coding sequence ATGAAAATAGCAATAATTAACGGCACTATCGTAAATAGCGACGAGAAATTTAAGGCAAATATCCTAATAGAAAACGGCAAAATAGCTAAAATCGGAAGTGAGAAATTTGAGGCTGATAAGGTCATAGACGCTACAAATAAGCTAGTCATGCCAGGGCTCATCGACATGCACGTGCATTTTCGCGATCCTGGTCAAGAGTATAAAGATGACATCATCTCAGGCTCGCAAGCGGCCGTAGCTGGAGGAGTGACCACCTGCCTTTGCATGGCTAACACAAACCCAGTAAACGACAATGCTTCAATCACAAGGGCGATGATAGAAAAGGCCAAAAACTGCGGGCTGATCGATCTTTTACCGATCGCAGCCATTAGCAAAGGGCTTGGCGGCAATGAGATCGTCGAAATGGGCGATCTTATAGAAGCTGGAGCAGTTGCATTTAGCGACGATGGCCTACCAGTGACTAGCTCAAGCGTGATGAGAGCGGCACTTGAGTATTCAAGCATGTTTGGCAGCTTTTGTATAAGCCACTCAGAGGACTGCTCGCTTTGCAGGCAGGGCGTCATGCACGAGGGCAAGGTCTCAGCCATACTCGGACTTCGCGGTATGGCAAGAGAGAAAGAGGAGATCGCAGTGAGCCGTGATATGCTGCTCGCAAAGCTCACCAAAGCGCACATCCACATCGCTCACGTAAGCTCAGAGTACTCGCTAAAGATCATCGAAATGGGCAAAAAAGAGGGCATAAACATCACTTGCGAGGCCACACCTCACCACTTTAGCTTTAGCGACGATGAAATTTTGAAAAATGCCTACGATACAAATTTCAAAATGTCGCCACCACTTCGTGAGATAAGCGACGTAAAAGCGGTAAGAGAGGCGCTAAAAAGCGGCCTTATAGACGTTATCGCCACCGATCACGCCCCACACCACACGGACGAAAAGATAGTGGAATTTGACAAGGCGCCATTTGGTATCATCGGACTTCAAACCCTTGTGCCACTCACTCTTAAGCTCGTAAATGAGGGCGTTATAAGCTTAGAGCGCATGGTGGAGCTAACATCTACAAACGCAGCTAAGATGCTAAATTTAAAAGATAAAGGCAGACTTGCTGAGGGCATGCTAGCTGATATCGCGGTGATAGACCCTGAGATCGAGTACGTTTATGACGAGAAGATAAACCGCTCAAAATCGGTAAATTCTCCACTCTTTGGCAAAAAGCTAAAAGGCGCAGCGACTACTACTATAAAAAGTGGCAAGATCGTTTATGAGTTTGGAAAATAA
- the flhA gene encoding flagellar biosynthesis protein FlhA, whose product MAKQKNNILTLVAPFLAPIVKFKSLSIVGIIVAILAIIIVPLPSAVLDFFLALSISISVLIILISIYVPKPTDLSTFPTLILIITLFRLSLNIATTRMILSEGHNGPEAVSEIISSFGNFVVGGNFVIGTIVFCILVLINFMVVTKGSTRVSEVQARFTLDAMPGKQMAIDADLNAGLIDEKTARERRQAIIGEANFYGAMDGSSKFIKGDAVAGIIITIINIIGGFAIGSFQHGLDMATSAQYYTILTIGDGLVSQIPGLITSTATAIIITRASKDDEDFAEGTLNQLLGDYKTLLIVGFILFMFALVPGLPTLSLGFIALLFLGLGYIIKQTKDGGLNLNLAPKEKTASKKAGAATPSGAGAAAASGGAAKAPKKSDEEIAREEETKINDILKLEILELDLGYGLLKLADVDLIERIRAMRRNIASSLGFLMPKIRIRDNLQLPPNEYRFKLKGIVIGQGEIYADKFLAMDSGLVSEDIEGIPTKEPAFGLDALWIDASVKEDAILSGYTIVDPASVISTHMSELIKQNAAELLTRQETQNLLDKLKIDYPVVVEDTLRIAPINLIQKVLKTLLKDNIPIKDLLSILEAISDIAEVSKNLDMIIEHVRAALSRVITSLYVDEKGQLNFYILDTAAQQKLMDAVQYKDGAYHLMINVAQTSSIVQALRREKEKRPMSQHGEMVLCVEPSLRKFIANICANFAIDIVVLSFAEISANTPFETVGVIEIENL is encoded by the coding sequence TTGGCAAAGCAAAAAAATAATATCTTGACTCTTGTCGCACCGTTTCTTGCGCCGATTGTCAAATTTAAAAGTCTTAGCATCGTTGGCATCATCGTTGCCATCCTTGCTATCATCATCGTGCCGCTTCCAAGTGCGGTGCTTGACTTTTTCTTAGCACTTTCGATCTCGATTTCAGTGCTTATTATTTTGATATCTATTTACGTACCAAAGCCGACTGATCTTAGCACGTTTCCAACACTCATTCTCATCATCACGCTTTTTCGTCTTTCGCTAAACATCGCAACCACACGTATGATCTTAAGTGAGGGTCACAACGGCCCAGAAGCGGTCAGTGAGATCATCTCAAGCTTTGGAAATTTCGTCGTTGGCGGCAACTTCGTCATCGGCACCATCGTCTTTTGTATCTTAGTACTCATAAATTTTATGGTCGTAACAAAGGGCTCAACCCGCGTTAGTGAGGTGCAAGCTCGTTTTACACTTGATGCGATGCCTGGTAAGCAAATGGCGATAGATGCGGACCTAAATGCAGGTCTAATAGACGAAAAAACGGCGCGCGAAAGACGTCAAGCCATCATCGGCGAGGCAAATTTTTATGGCGCGATGGATGGTTCGTCTAAATTTATAAAAGGTGACGCCGTCGCTGGCATCATCATCACTATAATTAACATCATCGGCGGCTTTGCTATCGGCTCGTTTCAGCACGGCCTTGATATGGCGACATCTGCTCAGTATTACACGATCCTAACTATCGGCGATGGCCTAGTTAGCCAGATCCCAGGACTTATCACTTCAACAGCGACTGCTATCATCATCACAAGAGCTAGCAAAGACGACGAGGACTTTGCAGAGGGCACGCTAAATCAGCTATTAGGCGATTATAAAACCTTGCTGATAGTGGGCTTCATACTATTTATGTTTGCTCTTGTCCCAGGACTTCCAACCCTATCTCTTGGCTTTATCGCGCTGCTATTTTTGGGGCTTGGCTACATCATCAAGCAGACAAAAGATGGCGGGCTAAATTTAAACCTTGCGCCAAAAGAGAAAACGGCTTCTAAAAAGGCTGGAGCCGCTACGCCAAGTGGGGCAGGAGCAGCAGCTGCGAGTGGTGGGGCTGCTAAGGCACCAAAGAAGAGCGACGAAGAGATCGCAAGAGAAGAAGAGACAAAGATAAATGACATCTTAAAGCTTGAAATTTTAGAGCTTGATCTAGGATATGGCCTACTAAAGCTAGCTGATGTGGATCTAATCGAGAGAATTCGCGCTATGAGGCGAAATATCGCTTCAAGCCTTGGCTTTTTGATGCCAAAGATAAGGATACGCGACAACCTTCAACTACCACCAAACGAGTACCGCTTTAAGTTAAAGGGCATCGTGATCGGTCAGGGCGAAATTTATGCGGATAAATTTCTAGCGATGGATAGTGGACTAGTGAGCGAAGATATCGAGGGAATTCCTACTAAAGAGCCAGCTTTTGGGCTGGACGCTCTTTGGATCGATGCTAGTGTCAAAGAGGACGCCATACTTAGCGGCTACACGATAGTTGATCCTGCAAGCGTCATCTCAACGCACATGAGCGAGCTTATCAAGCAAAACGCAGCCGAGCTTCTAACTCGCCAAGAGACGCAAAATTTACTAGACAAACTAAAGATCGACTACCCAGTCGTGGTCGAGGATACGCTAAGGATCGCACCTATAAATTTGATCCAAAAGGTCTTAAAAACGCTGCTTAAAGACAATATCCCGATCAAAGACCTACTTAGCATACTTGAAGCCATCAGCGATATCGCCGAGGTTAGCAAAAATTTAGACATGATCATCGAGCACGTGCGTGCAGCACTTTCACGTGTCATCACCTCGCTTTATGTAGATGAAAAGGGCCAGCTAAATTTTTATATCCTAGACACCGCCGCACAGCAAAAGCTCATGGATGCGGTGCAGTATAAAGACGGAGCCTATCATCTGATGATAAACGTAGCTCAGACATCATCGATCGTGCAAGCACTTAGGCGTGAAAAAGAGAAACGACCGATGAGCCAACACGGAGAAATGGTGCTTTGCGTGGAGCCAAGCCTTCGCAAATTTATAGCAAATATCTGCGCAAATTTTGCCATCGACATAGTAGTACTAAGCTTTGCTGAGATCTCGGCAAATACGCCATTTGAAACGGTTGGCGTCATAGAAATAGAAAATTTATAA
- the rpsO gene encoding 30S ribosomal protein S15 gives MALDSAKKAQIVAKFARKEGDTGSPEVQIALLTARITELTEHLKIFKKDFSSRLGLLKLVGQRKRLLKYLKNKDYATYSKLISELGLRDK, from the coding sequence ATGGCTTTGGATTCGGCTAAAAAAGCTCAAATAGTTGCGAAATTCGCTAGAAAAGAGGGAGATACAGGCTCTCCAGAAGTTCAAATAGCTCTTTTAACAGCTAGAATAACTGAACTTACAGAACACCTTAAAATTTTCAAAAAAGACTTTTCGTCACGTTTAGGTCTTTTGAAACTAGTTGGTCAAAGAAAAAGACTTTTAAAGTATCTTAAAAACAAAGACTACGCTACATATTCAAAACTAATCTCTGAGCTTGGCTTAAGAGATAAATAA
- a CDS encoding DNA-binding protein gives MIETSDIFNLLHNAVEAKNIGKKISQAKMAEDLGVPMRTYQDWRLGNSKPQAAAAVCKLLCELDDDEILFVVNKMRKLLGK, from the coding sequence ATGATTGAAACAAGTGATATATTTAATTTGCTTCACAATGCAGTTGAGGCAAAAAATATCGGTAAGAAAATTTCACAAGCAAAAATGGCAGAGGATCTTGGCGTGCCTATGAGGACATATCAGGACTGGAGGCTTGGTAACTCAAAGCCACAAGCTGCTGCTGCTGTTTGCAAACTGCTATGTGAGCTTGATGACGATGAAATATTATTTGTTGTCAATAAGATGAGAAAATTGCTAGGAAAATAG
- the grpE gene encoding nucleotide exchange factor GrpE has product MSEEVKEQNLPEVEPVQEAANDSVNLDALSDISKVEKLEKELGEITDKYYRANAEFENIKKRYEKEKADVASYANEKFARDLLPVIDALEIAANFDPEDDEFAKKIKEGILITINQFKKCFEKHGVSEIATDAEFDPNVHNAVLRVDSEEKQSGQIVQALQKGYMINGRVLRPAMVSVAN; this is encoded by the coding sequence GTGAGCGAAGAGGTAAAAGAGCAAAATCTACCTGAGGTCGAGCCTGTGCAAGAGGCAGCTAACGATAGCGTAAATTTAGATGCACTTAGCGATATCTCAAAAGTGGAGAAGCTCGAAAAAGAGCTTGGCGAGATCACTGATAAATATTACAGAGCAAATGCTGAGTTTGAAAATATCAAAAAGCGTTATGAAAAAGAGAAAGCAGACGTTGCAAGCTATGCAAATGAGAAATTTGCAAGGGACTTGCTACCAGTCATCGACGCGCTCGAGATCGCTGCAAATTTTGACCCAGAGGATGATGAATTTGCTAAAAAGATCAAAGAGGGCATTTTGATAACGATAAATCAGTTTAAGAAATGTTTTGAAAAGCATGGCGTGAGCGAGATCGCAACTGATGCCGAGTTTGATCCAAATGTGCATAATGCCGTTTTAAGGGTTGATAGCGAGGAGAAGCAAAGCGGTCAGATCGTGCAAGCTTTGCAAAAAGGCTATATGATAAATGGTAGGGTTT
- a CDS encoding Rrf2 family transcriptional regulator codes for MLFTKASEYALLSLILISQKSSPVDVDTISNELKISKSFLAKILQNLAKDGVLKSFKGANGGFALNGEPENLSIKKIIECAEKRELSVFECSSSALGCPSNKASSCQIWSMFSGLQGKIDEMLDAIKLSDIVKK; via the coding sequence ATGCTTTTTACAAAGGCAAGCGAATACGCTCTACTTTCGCTTATTTTAATATCTCAAAAATCATCGCCAGTCGATGTTGATACGATCTCAAATGAGCTTAAAATTTCAAAAAGTTTTCTGGCAAAAATTTTACAAAATTTAGCAAAAGATGGAGTTTTGAAGTCATTTAAAGGAGCAAATGGCGGTTTTGCACTAAACGGCGAACCTGAAAATCTAAGTATAAAAAAGATAATCGAATGCGCCGAAAAGCGCGAACTAAGCGTCTTTGAGTGCTCATCTTCAGCACTTGGCTGCCCGTCAAACAAAGCCTCAAGCTGTCAAATTTGGTCGATGTTTAGCGGCCTTCAAGGCAAGATCGACGAGATGCTTGACGCGATAAAACTAAGTGACATCGTTAAGAAGTAA
- a CDS encoding aspartate carbamoyltransferase catalytic subunit, which yields MGYKHKDLIGTRELSKEEILYFLEAAKEFKELNLSQVKKNDYLRGKTTINAFYENSTRTRTSFEIAAKRLGADTINFSSSSSSVTKGESLNDTMNNMAAMRTDIIVLRHPSSGAAKFAADRTEASVVNAGDGTNEHPSQALLDLFTLREHGKILDKNLNVAIIGDITRSRVARSDIWAMKKFGINLKLFAPRMMMPKDAEVFESRICKNMEEACEGSDVIIMLRIQLERGGADVAFPSSREYSKFFGLNKNRIKLAKPDAIVLHPGPINRGVELNSDVADGTHSVILNQVENGVAIRMAILNTLAKNRG from the coding sequence ATGGGCTACAAACATAAAGATTTGATAGGAACTAGAGAGCTTAGCAAGGAAGAAATTTTATATTTTCTAGAGGCAGCGAAAGAGTTTAAGGAGCTAAATTTAAGCCAAGTGAAAAAAAATGACTACCTTCGTGGAAAGACCACGATCAACGCATTTTATGAAAACTCGACAAGAACTAGAACTTCTTTTGAGATCGCAGCAAAGAGGCTTGGAGCCGATACGATAAATTTTAGCTCATCAAGTTCGAGCGTGACAAAGGGCGAGAGCCTAAATGACACGATGAATAACATGGCTGCTATGAGAACTGACATCATTGTGCTTCGTCACCCAAGCTCTGGAGCGGCGAAATTTGCAGCTGATAGGACAGAAGCTAGCGTCGTAAATGCAGGAGACGGCACAAATGAGCACCCAAGCCAAGCGCTGCTTGATCTTTTCACACTAAGAGAGCACGGCAAAATTTTGGATAAAAATTTAAACGTGGCGATCATCGGCGACATCACTAGAAGCCGCGTGGCAAGGTCTGACATCTGGGCGATGAAGAAATTTGGCATAAATTTAAAGCTCTTTGCGCCAAGGATGATGATGCCAAAAGACGCTGAGGTCTTTGAGTCTAGAATTTGCAAAAATATGGAAGAGGCTTGCGAGGGTAGCGACGTCATCATCATGCTTCGCATCCAGCTAGAGCGTGGCGGTGCAGACGTGGCATTTCCAAGCTCGAGGGAGTACTCGAAATTTTTTGGACTAAATAAAAATAGGATAAAGCTAGCAAAGCCTGATGCGATCGTGCTGCACCCAGGACCGATAAATAGGGGTGTGGAGTTAAATTCAGACGTGGCTGATGGCACACACTCAGTCATACTAAATCAAGTTGAAAACGGCGTTGCTATAAGAATGGCGATACTAAATACGCTTGCAAAAAATAGGGGCTAA
- a CDS encoding DHH family phosphoesterase, with protein MKIYHLSHTDLDGYGAQYITNFYFKDVKFLNSNYGREIDDKFAQILDEIDASNDSKNVILITDLNLSLAQCESFEEMIEGKNIKLFLLDHHQSGVECASAYSWYFLDSSRCATKITYDFFAGIFGKNKELEIFSDVVNAVDIWLKDDKNFEMGKVCLGLVANAKEINKVMFEAENNLYMDHILKEASKFFNEKNDYIGLDMQVHAIKKSFFKEDKDDTLSNLISNYVVKKLSENKEKFSISYKDHKGILTYNVGNVSVIGNDFLVANPEFDFFIDVTNKKTLSFRANGKLDVSAMAKHLVGGGGHVNASGGLFANFKDGFSYEPIKAQIVDLITKKTQEEI; from the coding sequence ATGAAAATTTATCACCTCTCACACACCGATCTTGACGGATACGGCGCACAATACATAACAAATTTTTACTTCAAAGATGTGAAATTTCTAAACTCAAACTACGGCAGAGAGATAGATGATAAATTTGCTCAAATTTTAGATGAGATAGATGCCTCAAATGATAGTAAAAACGTCATCTTAATCACCGATCTAAATTTAAGCCTAGCTCAGTGTGAGAGCTTTGAGGAGATGATAGAGGGTAAAAATATAAAGCTATTTTTGCTAGATCATCACCAAAGTGGTGTTGAGTGCGCGAGCGCTTACTCGTGGTACTTTTTGGATAGTTCAAGGTGTGCTACAAAGATCACTTATGACTTTTTTGCGGGTATTTTTGGCAAAAACAAAGAGCTTGAAATTTTTAGTGATGTCGTAAATGCAGTGGATATCTGGCTAAAAGATGATAAAAATTTCGAGATGGGCAAGGTCTGCTTGGGGCTTGTGGCAAACGCTAAAGAGATAAATAAGGTGATGTTTGAAGCTGAAAACAACCTTTACATGGATCACATCTTAAAAGAAGCTAGCAAATTTTTTAACGAGAAAAACGACTATATCGGCCTTGACATGCAGGTGCATGCCATTAAAAAGTCATTTTTCAAAGAGGACAAGGACGATACGCTAAGCAACCTGATCTCAAACTACGTCGTCAAAAAACTTAGTGAAAATAAAGAGAAATTTAGCATAAGCTATAAAGATCATAAAGGAATTTTAACCTACAATGTCGGCAACGTTTCGGTTATCGGCAACGACTTTTTAGTGGCAAATCCTGAATTTGACTTCTTTATCGACGTGACAAATAAAAAAACGCTAAGCTTTCGCGCAAATGGCAAGCTTGACGTTAGCGCCATGGCAAAACACCTAGTTGGTGGCGGCGGACACGTGAACGCTAGCGGTGGCTTGTTTGCAAATTTCAAAGATGGCTTTAGCTATGAGCCTATCAAGGCACAGATAGTTGATCTGATAACTAAAAAAACACAGGAGGAGATATGA